The Deinococcus detaillensis genomic interval GCGGAAGTGGCCGAGCAGGTTGGGCACCAGCACCGAGCCGATCAGCAGCAGGCCAGTCACGACGGTCAGCACCTCGTTGGACACATCCACGATGGTCAGCGCTCCGTTGATGATGCCGATGAGAAAGACGGCGGCCACCGCGCCCACCACGCTGCCCTTGCCGCCAAAAATACTGACGCCGCCGAGCAGCACCGCCGCGATCACGCCGAGTTCCAGGCCCACGGCGTTGTCGGCCCGCGCACTGGCAAAGCGGAAGGTATAGACCACGCCTGCCAGTGCCGACATCAGTCCCGACAGCACAAAGAGGCTCAGCTTGACCCGCTCGACCCGCAAGCCCGCGAACCGCGCCGCCACTGGATTGGCTCCGATGGCGTACAAGCTGCGCCCGAAAGCTGTGGCGTGGAGCACCACCACCGTGATGACAGCCAGCACAAAGAACAGCGCGATGGGAATGGGAATCGGCGTGCCCGGCAGCGTGCCAAATCCCAAATTAGTGTAAAAGGCTGGAAAGTCGGCGATGGCCTTGTCGCCCAGCACCACGTAAGCCAGCCCCCGGTAGAGCGCCAGCGTGCCAATTGTGACCGCCAGCGAGGGCAGGCCCAGCCGGGTAATCAGCAGGCCATTGAACAGTCCGGCCAGTGCGCCCACCGCCAAAGCCGCCACAATCGCCAGCGGAATCGGCCAGCCCGCCGCGAAGAGTGCCCCCAGCACCGCACTGGACAGTCCCAGCGTGGAAGCCACCGAAAGATCGATCTCGGCCACGATGATAATCAGGGTCATGCTCAGCGCGATCAATGCCACCTCGCTGAAATTGGCGGTCAGGAAGGTCAGGTTGGAAGCGGTCAAGAAGGCGGGCGAGAGCAGCGCCCCGCCGAAGAGGGCGGCGAAGACCAGCACGATCAAGGTGACTTCCCAGCCCAGCAGAGTGCGCCATTTCATGATTGCCGACCTTTGGCGTTCTGCTTGGCGCTACGGCGAGACACCAGCATGTCCACACTGATGGCTGCCAGCAGCAGCGCCCCCTGAATGGCCTGCTGATAAAAGCCGGGTGCCCGCAGCGTCACCAGAGCGCTGCTCATCACGCCCAGCAGCAGTGCGCCCAGGCCCGCGCCGAGCAGACTGCCCACTCCGCCGTTGATGCTGACGCCGCCGACCACCGCCGCCGCGATCACTTGCAGCTCCAGGCCGCTGCCTGCGTTGGCGTCCACCGTACCGTAGCGGGCCAGATACAGCACGCCCGCCAGCCCGGCAATCGCCCCGCTGAGGGCAAATCCTGTGAGGGTGCGCCGGGTGACGCTGATGCCTGCCAGCACCGCCGCCTCCGAGTTGGACCCCACCGCGTAGTATTCGCGCCCGCCCCGGTACGACCCCAGATAAATCCCGAAGCCCAGCATCACCACGATGACCAGCAGCACCAGATTGGGGACGCCCAGCAGATTGCCCGTCGCAAAGCCCAGAAAGCTCGGCGGCAAGTTGGAAGCGTTGATCTGACCGCCGTGAACCACCGCGTAATCGATTCCCCGAAAGACATACAGCGTGCCGAGGGTGGCGACCAGCGCCGGAACCTTGCCGTAAGCGACCAGTAAGCCGTTGACGCTGCCCAGCACCGCGCCCAGCCCCAGACCGAACAGCAGGGCGAGCGGCACCGGCAGGCCCGGAAAAGCCACGAACAGCGAGCCGGTCAGGAAGGCGCTGAGGCCTACCACGCTGCTGACGCTCAGATCCACGTGTTTCATCAGCAGCACGATGGTCTGACCGACGACTACCAGCGCGATGATGGCCACGTTCAAAAACAGATCCTTGAGGCTGGTGAAGCTGAGAAATAGCGGATTGATGGCTGCCGTACCCAGTGTGACGAACAGCAGCAGCGCCATCAGACTGACTTCCCGCGCCCTGAGCAGCCGCGTCAGGAGGTTCGGGGCGGAGGTCTGAGTCTGAGCAATTTTGCCGGTCACGCCGCGCCGCCCAGTGGACTGCTTTGTTTACGCTGCCCCGTCGCCAGATACATCACGGCTTCCTCGCTGCCTTCCTCGCGGCTGAGTTCGCCGACGAGTTGCCCCTCGCGCATCACCAGAATGCGGTCGGCCATGCCCAGTACCTCCGGCAAGTCCGAGGAGATCATCAGCACGGCGAGGCCCGAGGCGGCCAGCTCCGCTAACGTCTTATGCACCTCGGCTTTTGCGCCCACATCGATGCCGCGCGTCGGTTCGTCCACGATCAGGACGCTGGGATTGGTGGCCAGCCACTTGGCCAGCACCACCTTCTGCTGATTGCCGCCCGATAAGCTGCTGGCCGGGTCGGTCAGGCGGTGGGCCTTAAGTTGCAGCTTGGTGGTCCAGTCGCGGGCGCTGCTGCTCTCGGCCTCGCGGTTCATCAGCCAGCCGCTCCGCAGCCGATTCAAAATGGCCAGATTGGCATTACGCTCGATGCTCATGTCCATCACCAATCCCTGCTGGCGGCGGTCTTCCGGCACCAGACCCAGCCCGGCGGCCATCACCGCCTGCGGGTTGAGCGGCGGGGCAACGTGTCCATTGATCCTGACCTCGCCGCCCTCACGTGGATCGATGCCAAAGATAGCCCGCGCCACCTCGCTGCGGCCCGCGCCCACCAGACCCGCCAGCCCGACGATCTCGCCTTTACGCACTTCAAAGCTGATGTCGTCAAAGACGCCCGCTTGCCTGAGTCCGCGTACCGACAGGGCCACTTCGCCCAAGTGAGCCTCGCCGCGTGGATACAGGTCGCCCAGATCGCGCCCCACCATCTGCCGCACCACCTTATCGGTGTCGTAGTCAGTGATTGGGCCACTGCTGACCCAGGTGCCGTCGCGCATGATGGTCACGCGCTGGCACTCGCCGAAGACTTCTTCAAGCCGGTGGGTAATAAATAGCACCGCCGCGCCGCGTTCCCGCAACGAGCGCACCACCTTGAACAGCCGCTCGGTTTCCGATAATGTCAGCGCCGCCGTCGGCTCGTCCATGATCAGGACATTGGCCTTGAGCGACAGGGCCTTGGCGATTTCGACCAGTTGCTGATCGGCGATGCTCAGGCCGCGCACCAGCCGGGCCGGATCGAGCGTGACGCCGAGTTCGCTCAGCAACCCCGCGACCTGCTGGCGCATGGCGGCCTTGTCGATGCGGCCCAGTCCGCCGGAGGGCTGCCGTCCCATCAGCACATTTTCAGCCACGCTGAGATCAGGAAAGAGGGTCGGTTCCTGATAGATGATGGCAATGCCCGCGTCCCGCGCTTCGCCGGGCGAGTGAAAGTGAACATCTTGCCCGCCGACTTGCAGTGTGCCACTGTCGCGCTTGTGGACACCCGCCAGAATCTTGACGAAGGTTGACTTGCCCGCGCCGTTCTCGCCCAGCAGGGCGTGAGCCTCGCCGGGAAAGAGGTCGATGCTGACATCCGAGAGCGCCTTGACTGGGCCGAAGGATTTGCTGGCGTGACTGAGGGTCAGGAGAGGCTGCCTGTTGGGCTGGGCGTTTTGAAGATCAGTCAAGGTGAAACACCTCTTCCAGTCGTAGAAAACCCTGATCCGGCGTGCCTGCCAGGTCTACAAAAAACGGGGCCATTTCGCTTTGCCAGCGGGCATTGACTTCTGTATTCGCCATGCGGGACTGCGCCGCTTCCAAGCTGGGCGTTTCAAAATAGCCGACGAGTAAGCCGTCCTCTTTGAGAAAAAGCGAATAGTTGTGCCAGCCGGTTGTTGAGAGGGCCGCCAACATCTCGGGCCAGACAGCGGCGTGGCGGGATTTGTACTCTTCTAAGCGCTTGGGGCGCACTTGAAGTAGAAAGCAAACTCGTTGATGGGGTGCGGTCATGGCCCTCCAGAACGCGGGATCGAAATGAACTTTGGACTGGCCCCATTCAACACTACCGCACAAAAAATTGCAAGGGCTTGTTATCTTTTGTCACTTTGATGTTAGAGTATAGCCATGCCTAGTGACACTGTGGCTCCCTTGCCGGGACGCCAGCAAGACATCTTGCGCCGCGCCCTTAGCGAGAAAGTGGTGCGGATCAAAGACTTGGCCGCCGAGTTTGGTGTCCACGAAATGACCGTGCGCCGTGACATAGACGCGCTGTGCGAGCAGGGCAAGCTGCTGCGCGTTCACGGTGGAGCGCAACTGCTCGACAAAACCAGTGAAGAACTTTCTCAGCAATTGCGCTCGGCGCAGCATGTGGAGGCCAAAGAACGGATTGCCCGCGCCGCTCTGGCCCTGATCCAAGACGGCGACACGGTGGCTCTCGACGCCAGCACCACCTGTCTGGCGCTGGCCCGCTTGCTGCCGGCCCGCAAAGTGCAGGCGATTGCTTGCAGCTTGGACGCCGCCAACGTGCTGGCCAGCGGCGGCGTGCCGTTTTTGATGGTGGGCGGCAATTTTCACACGCCTGCCCGCTCGTTTGTGGGGGCATTTTTCACCGATACCATCTCGCGGCTGCATCCGGATCTGGTGTTTTTTTCGGCCAAAGGCTACACCCCCGACGCCGGTTTTACTGATCCTCATTTGCCGGAGGTGGGAGCCAAACGGGCGCTGATCGCCAGTGGCAGCAGCGTGGTGGCCCTTCTGGACGCCAGCAAAGTGGGCCGCCGGGCGCTGGCCACCATCGCCACCCACGCCGACATCAACACCCTGATTACCGACGCCGATTTGCCGCCGGAGCAGCGCAGGCGGCTGGAGGAAGACGACATTCAGGTGATCATGACGGGGTGAGGAGCGGCGTCCTCTTGGCAGAGCTGCAAAGCAGAGGAGGAGCCCATAAGGGTGCTGCCCACGACGACAGTCCATCCACGACGATTGGTGAGCAAAACGAACTTGGCCTTCCCGCCGCTTCAAAAGGAGCCACATGAACCCAGACCTTCTGACCGCACTCAAAGCCCAGCGCATCGAGACGCCCTCGTGGGGCTACGGCAATTCCGGTACGCGCTTCAAGACCTTTGCCGCTGCGGGTGCGGCCCGAACCATCTGGGAAAAGCTGGACGACGCCGCCGAGGTTCAGCGCTTGACCGGCATCGCGCCCGGCGTGGCTATTCACATCCCCTGGGACGCGGTGGACGATTACGGCGAGTTAAAAAAATATGCTTCAGAGCGTGGCCTCACCATTGGCGCAATCAACCCCAACGTCTTTCAGGATGAGGAATACCGGCTGGGCAGCGTCACCAACCCGGATGAAGCGGTGCGCGAACAAGCTATTCAGCACCTGCTCGACTGCGTGGAGGTCATGAAGCAGACCGGCAGCCGCGACCTCTCGTTGTGGTTCGCGGACGGTACCAATTACGCCGGACAGGACGATCTGCGCTCACGCAAACGCCGAATGCGGGCGGGACTGAAGCGCGTTCACGACGCTCTGCCGAGCGGCACTCGGATGCTGGTGGAATACAAATTGTTTGAACCGGCTTTCTACGCTACCGATCTGTTTGACTGGGGCGCTTCGTACTCGCATTGCCTCGCCATTGGAGATAAGGCGCAAGTGCTGGTTGACCTCGGCCATCACGCGCAGGGCGTCAACATCGAGCAGATTGTGGCGTTTCTCTTGGACGAGGGGCGGCTGGGCGGCTTTCACTTCAATGCCCGCCGCTACGGCGACGACGACCTGATCGTGGGCACGTCCAACCCGTTTGAACTGTTCTGTATTTACGCTGAACTGGTTTACGGCGCGAACTCGGCGGACGATTTGACAAAGCAGACCGCTCAGAACTTGTCCTACATGATTGACCAGAGTCACAATATTGAGCCGAAGGTGGAGGCCATGCTGCAAAGCGTGCTGAACTGCCAGGAATCTTATGCCAAAGCTTTATTGATTGACCGTGATTTGCTCAAAGAGGCCCAGAGCAAGGGCGACGTGCTGGCCGCCCACCGCGTCATGATGGACGCCTTCAAAACCGATGTGCGTCCGCTGCTGATGGAACTGCGTGCCGAGATGGGCATTCACTCTGAACCGATTGAGGCGCACCGGCAAAGCGGTTATCAGGAAAAAGTGGCCCGCGAGCGCGGCACCCAGACGGGCGGCGGCGGCTATCCGGTCAAGGGAAAGGCGGGGGTGAGCCGCTAACGATGGGCGGCGAGTCGGTGAGTTTCATTGCCGTGGACTTGGGCGCGTCCAGCGGGCGGGTGGCGCTGGGACGGTTGGAAGGCCAGCCGCCGCAGCAGCGCCTCAGCATCGAGATTTTGCACCGCTTTCCCAACGGCGGCGTCCCCGTGCGCGGCGGCTTGTACTGGGATGTGCTGAATATCTGGCGCGAGATTCTGCACGGCCTCAAGCTGGCGGCTGGGCGCGGCGAGGTTGCCAGCGTGGGCGTCAATACCTGGGGCGTGGATTACGGTCTGGTGGATAAGCGCGGCGAACTGCTCGGCGGGGTGCGCCACTACCGCGATTCACGCACCGACGGCGTGCTGACGCGAGCCTTTGGGTTGATGCCCAGAGCCGACCTCTATGCCCACACCGGCATTCAGCTTTTGCCGATCAACACGGCCTTCCAACTGCTGTGCGAGTCGCCGACGCGCCTTGAATCTGCCCATAAATTGCTGATGACGCCCGACCTTTTTCACTTCTGGCTCAGCGGCAAAGCCGTCTGTGAGCGCACCATTGCCAGCACCTCGCAGATGTACGACCCCCGCAGCCGTGAGTGGTCAAAATCGGTATTAGATGCTCTGAACTTGCCCGCCAATTTACTCCCCGAACCGGTTCCCGCCGGAACGGACTTGGGGCCGCTGACGCCCGAAGTATCTCGCCTGACTAACCTGAGCGGAACGCAGGTGATCGCGCCCGCCGCCCACGACACGGCCTCCGCTGTGGCCGCCGTTCCTGCTGAGGGTCAGGACTGGGCCTTCGTGTCCAGCGGGACATGGACTCTGGTGGGCTTGGAAGTTCCCGAACCTGTGCTGACGCCCGCCGCCCTCGCCGCCGAGCTGACCAACGAGGCGGGCGCGAACGATCAGACCCTGCTGATGAAAAACGGTATGGGTCTGTGGCTCTTGCAGCAGTGCGATTTGGCTTGGAAGTTGGACTACGCTGACCTCTACGCGCAGGCCGCACAGGTTGAAGCTGGCCCGCTGATTGATCCCGAAGATGCCCGTTTTGCCGCGCCGGGGGCTGATATGCCGCAGCGTGTTCAGGCGTATTGCTTGGAAACTCAGCAAACCCCACCCCAGACCCCCGCCGAGATCACCCGCTGCATCGTGGAAAGTTTGGCGCAGGCCACCGCAAAGGCGCTGACGGTGCTGGAGGAGGTCAGCGGTAAGCACCTGAACACCGTTCATATCGTGGGCGGCGGTTCGCAGATTGCCCTACTCAATCAGCGCATTGCCGACCTCTCCGGCAAAACGGTGATGGCGGGGCCAGTGGAAGCCACCCTGATCGGCAATTTGCTGATTCAGGCGCAGACGCTGGGGTATTTGCGGCGGGACGAACTGCGCGGCGTGGTGCGGCGCTCCGAAACTGTGCAGATCTTTGAACCCGCCGCACTGGAGGCCGCTCATGCCTAAAATCCTGAATGAACTGCTCTCGCTCTCGCACACGCTGGGCAACCCGCAGCACCCCTGGGCGATTCTGGGCGAGGGCAACACCTCGGCACGCCTGAGCGCCGACACCTTTTTGGTCAAGGCGAGCGGCTCCGAGCTGCGAACGCTGACCGAGGCCCACCTCAGCGAAGTGCAGTTTGCGCCGCTGCTGGACGTACTGAGCAGTAATCGGCCCTACGCCGACGCCGACATCAAAGCTCTGCTGACCGGTGCCAGTCTGACGCCCGCCCTGCCCTCAGTGGAAACGCTGCTGCACGCCTTCTTGCTGGGCTTGCCGGACGTGAACTTTGTGGGCCACACCCATCCGGTGTCTATCAACGGCCTGACCTGCTCGGCTCGGGGCTGGTCTGCTCTGCAAGCAGGCGGACGGCTCTTTCCCGACGAAATCGTGGTGTGCGGCCCCGCGCCGTGCTGCGTGCCGTATACCGATCCAGGGTTGTGGCTGGCCCGCGCTTTAAGGGACGCCATTGAGTTTCATCAGCAGGCGCACGGCGTCACGCCCAAAACCATCTACCTGCAAAACCACGGCTTCATCGCGCTGGGCAAGTCTGCCCGTGAGGTGCAGGCCGTGACCCAGATGGCCGACAAAGCCGCCCAGATTTTGCTGCATGCCCTCGCCTGCGGCACCCCCACTTACCTGACCCCCGAACAGGTGGCCCGCATCTATCAGCGCCCCGACGAGCACCACCGCCAGAAAGCTTTAGGGCTTTAACCGCCCAGATAAGGAGAACTTATGACCAATACTCAAGCCCGCTCAACTTTGCCCGAAGACCGCTGGAACGACGCCGACGCGCCCAAGTCGGACGGCCTCGCCTCGCTGACTTACCGCTCCAATTTGCTCGGCTCCGACCGTACGCTGGTCAACATTTACGGCGGCAACACCAGCACCAAGAGTGTGGAAAAAGACCATCTGGGCCGCGACGTGACGGTGCTGTGGGTTAAGGGTTCGGGTTCGGACATTGCCACCATCACCGAGAAAGGGTTTGCGGGCCTCAAGCTCGACGAAGTGCTGCCCCTGTTTGACCGCGCCGAGATGTCCGACGAGGAAATGACCGCCTACCTTGACCGCACCGCCTTCGAAGTGGGCCGCCCGCGCCAGAGCATCGAAACGCTGCTGCACGCCTTCGTTCCGGCCAAGCACGTGGACCACACCCACCCCGACGCCATTATTGGCATCGCCTGCACGCCCAACGGCCCCGACGTGATGCGCGAGATTTACGGCGAGCGGGCGGCCTGGGTGGACTTCATCCGGCCCGGCTTCACCTTATCCCAGCAGATCGGCGCGGCGGTGCGCGATAATCCCAAGCTGGAAGCCGTAGTGATGGGCAAACACGGGCTGGTGACGTGGGGTGACACCTCCAGAGAGAGCTATGAATCCACCCTGAAAATTATTGGCGAGGCGCAGACTTACCTGGACGTCCACGCCGAGGCCCAGCCGTTTGGCGGCGCGAAAGTCCAAAGTGTGCCAGCCGACGAGCGTGACGCCCTCCTCTTCAGTGTTTTGCCGATCCTGCGCGGCGCAATGAAGGGGGCGCGTCCGGTGATTCTGGAAGTGGACACTTCTCCTAACATCATGGAATTCGTCAACTCCAACGCCGCCGCCGAGCTGTCGCAGGTGGGCGCGGCCTGCCCCGACCATCTGGTTCACACCAAGCGCGTGCCGCTGTACCTCAACTGGACGCCGGAGCAGGGAGTGGAAGCGCTGATTCAGGCGGCCAAAGACGGTGTGGCCGGCTTCAAGACCGAGTACGCCGAGTATTTTGACGGCAACAAATCGGCAGGCGACGTGATGTTCGCGCCCTCGCCGCGCGTGGTGCTGATTCCGGGCCTCGGGATGGTCACCAGTGGCCCCGACGCGCAGGGAGCCGACGTTTCGCGCCAACTTTATACCCGCGCCATTCAGGTGATGAAGAGCGCTAGCAGCCTGAGCGGCTTCGTGAGCTTGTCTGCCGCCGAGAGTTACGCCATCGAATACTGGCCGATGGAACTCTACAAACTCAGCCTCAAGCCCGCGCCCAAAGCGCTGGAAGGACACGTAGCACTCGTGACGGGCGCGGCCAGCGGCATCGGACGGGCGATTGCCCACCGGCTGGCGGCGGACGGAGCGCACATCGTGATTGCTGATCTGAACGCCGACGGCGGCAAGACCGTGGCCGAGGAAGTGAACAAGCAGCGTGGCCAGCGGCGGGCCACCAGCCTCAGCATGAACGTGACCGAGGAAGGGCAAGTCATCAACGCTTACCACCAAGCCGTGTTGCAGTACGGCGGCGTGGACATTGCCGTCAACAACGCTGGAATCGCCTCCAGCGCCCCGATTGAAGAAACCAGTCTGGAGATGTGGAACCACAACCAAAGTATTCTGTCTACCGGCTACTTTCTGGTGGCCCGCGAAGCCTTCAAGCTGATGAAAGCGCAGGGTACCGGCGGCAGCCTGATTTTTATCGGCAGTAAAAACAGCGTGGCGGCAGGTAAGAATGCGGCGGCTTACAGCACCGCCAAAGCCGCAGAACTCCACCTCGCCCGCTGCCTTGCCGAGGAAGGCGGCGCAGCGGGCATCCGCGTCAACTCGGTGCTGCCCGACG includes:
- a CDS encoding ABC transporter permease; translated protein: MKWRTLLGWEVTLIVLVFAALFGGALLSPAFLTASNLTFLTANFSEVALIALSMTLIIIVAEIDLSVASTLGLSSAVLGALFAAGWPIPLAIVAALAVGALAGLFNGLLITRLGLPSLAVTIGTLALYRGLAYVVLGDKAIADFPAFYTNLGFGTLPGTPIPIPIALFFVLAVITVVVLHATAFGRSLYAIGANPVAARFAGLRVERVKLSLFVLSGLMSALAGVVYTFRFASARADNAVGLELGVIAAVLLGGVSIFGGKGSVVGAVAAVFLIGIINGALTIVDVSNEVLTVVTGLLLIGSVLVPNLLGHFRTYRERRRAKGDRVIQ
- a CDS encoding ABC transporter permease encodes the protein MTGKIAQTQTSAPNLLTRLLRAREVSLMALLLFVTLGTAAINPLFLSFTSLKDLFLNVAIIALVVVGQTIVLLMKHVDLSVSSVVGLSAFLTGSLFVAFPGLPVPLALLFGLGLGAVLGSVNGLLVAYGKVPALVATLGTLYVFRGIDYAVVHGGQINASNLPPSFLGFATGNLLGVPNLVLLVIVVMLGFGIYLGSYRGGREYYAVGSNSEAAVLAGISVTRRTLTGFALSGAIAGLAGVLYLARYGTVDANAGSGLELQVIAAAVVGGVSINGGVGSLLGAGLGALLLGVMSSALVTLRAPGFYQQAIQGALLLAAISVDMLVSRRSAKQNAKGRQS
- a CDS encoding sugar ABC transporter ATP-binding protein — its product is MTDLQNAQPNRQPLLTLSHASKSFGPVKALSDVSIDLFPGEAHALLGENGAGKSTFVKILAGVHKRDSGTLQVGGQDVHFHSPGEARDAGIAIIYQEPTLFPDLSVAENVLMGRQPSGGLGRIDKAAMRQQVAGLLSELGVTLDPARLVRGLSIADQQLVEIAKALSLKANVLIMDEPTAALTLSETERLFKVVRSLRERGAAVLFITHRLEEVFGECQRVTIMRDGTWVSSGPITDYDTDKVVRQMVGRDLGDLYPRGEAHLGEVALSVRGLRQAGVFDDISFEVRKGEIVGLAGLVGAGRSEVARAIFGIDPREGGEVRINGHVAPPLNPQAVMAAGLGLVPEDRRQQGLVMDMSIERNANLAILNRLRSGWLMNREAESSSARDWTTKLQLKAHRLTDPASSLSGGNQQKVVLAKWLATNPSVLIVDEPTRGIDVGAKAEVHKTLAELAASGLAVLMISSDLPEVLGMADRILVMREGQLVGELSREEGSEEAVMYLATGQRKQSSPLGGAA
- a CDS encoding L-rhamnose mutarotase produces the protein MTAPHQRVCFLLQVRPKRLEEYKSRHAAVWPEMLAALSTTGWHNYSLFLKEDGLLVGYFETPSLEAAQSRMANTEVNARWQSEMAPFFVDLAGTPDQGFLRLEEVFHLD
- a CDS encoding DeoR/GlpR family DNA-binding transcription regulator, translated to MPSDTVAPLPGRQQDILRRALSEKVVRIKDLAAEFGVHEMTVRRDIDALCEQGKLLRVHGGAQLLDKTSEELSQQLRSAQHVEAKERIARAALALIQDGDTVALDASTTCLALARLLPARKVQAIACSLDAANVLASGGVPFLMVGGNFHTPARSFVGAFFTDTISRLHPDLVFFSAKGYTPDAGFTDPHLPEVGAKRALIASGSSVVALLDASKVGRRALATIATHADINTLITDADLPPEQRRRLEEDDIQVIMTG
- the rhaI gene encoding L-rhamnose isomerase gives rise to the protein MNPDLLTALKAQRIETPSWGYGNSGTRFKTFAAAGAARTIWEKLDDAAEVQRLTGIAPGVAIHIPWDAVDDYGELKKYASERGLTIGAINPNVFQDEEYRLGSVTNPDEAVREQAIQHLLDCVEVMKQTGSRDLSLWFADGTNYAGQDDLRSRKRRMRAGLKRVHDALPSGTRMLVEYKLFEPAFYATDLFDWGASYSHCLAIGDKAQVLVDLGHHAQGVNIEQIVAFLLDEGRLGGFHFNARRYGDDDLIVGTSNPFELFCIYAELVYGANSADDLTKQTAQNLSYMIDQSHNIEPKVEAMLQSVLNCQESYAKALLIDRDLLKEAQSKGDVLAAHRVMMDAFKTDVRPLLMELRAEMGIHSEPIEAHRQSGYQEKVARERGTQTGGGGYPVKGKAGVSR
- a CDS encoding rhamnulokinase, which produces MSFIAVDLGASSGRVALGRLEGQPPQQRLSIEILHRFPNGGVPVRGGLYWDVLNIWREILHGLKLAAGRGEVASVGVNTWGVDYGLVDKRGELLGGVRHYRDSRTDGVLTRAFGLMPRADLYAHTGIQLLPINTAFQLLCESPTRLESAHKLLMTPDLFHFWLSGKAVCERTIASTSQMYDPRSREWSKSVLDALNLPANLLPEPVPAGTDLGPLTPEVSRLTNLSGTQVIAPAAHDTASAVAAVPAEGQDWAFVSSGTWTLVGLEVPEPVLTPAALAAELTNEAGANDQTLLMKNGMGLWLLQQCDLAWKLDYADLYAQAAQVEAGPLIDPEDARFAAPGADMPQRVQAYCLETQQTPPQTPAEITRCIVESLAQATAKALTVLEEVSGKHLNTVHIVGGGSQIALLNQRIADLSGKTVMAGPVEATLIGNLLIQAQTLGYLRRDELRGVVRRSETVQIFEPAALEAAHA
- a CDS encoding class II aldolase/adducin family protein, which codes for MPKILNELLSLSHTLGNPQHPWAILGEGNTSARLSADTFLVKASGSELRTLTEAHLSEVQFAPLLDVLSSNRPYADADIKALLTGASLTPALPSVETLLHAFLLGLPDVNFVGHTHPVSINGLTCSARGWSALQAGGRLFPDEIVVCGPAPCCVPYTDPGLWLARALRDAIEFHQQAHGVTPKTIYLQNHGFIALGKSAREVQAVTQMADKAAQILLHALACGTPTYLTPEQVARIYQRPDEHHRQKALGL
- a CDS encoding bifunctional aldolase/short-chain dehydrogenase — translated: MTNTQARSTLPEDRWNDADAPKSDGLASLTYRSNLLGSDRTLVNIYGGNTSTKSVEKDHLGRDVTVLWVKGSGSDIATITEKGFAGLKLDEVLPLFDRAEMSDEEMTAYLDRTAFEVGRPRQSIETLLHAFVPAKHVDHTHPDAIIGIACTPNGPDVMREIYGERAAWVDFIRPGFTLSQQIGAAVRDNPKLEAVVMGKHGLVTWGDTSRESYESTLKIIGEAQTYLDVHAEAQPFGGAKVQSVPADERDALLFSVLPILRGAMKGARPVILEVDTSPNIMEFVNSNAAAELSQVGAACPDHLVHTKRVPLYLNWTPEQGVEALIQAAKDGVAGFKTEYAEYFDGNKSAGDVMFAPSPRVVLIPGLGMVTSGPDAQGADVSRQLYTRAIQVMKSASSLSGFVSLSAAESYAIEYWPMELYKLSLKPAPKALEGHVALVTGAASGIGRAIAHRLAADGAHIVIADLNADGGKTVAEEVNKQRGQRRATSLSMNVTEEGQVINAYHQAVLQYGGVDIAVNNAGIASSAPIEETSLEMWNHNQSILSTGYFLVAREAFKLMKAQGTGGSLIFIGSKNSVAAGKNAAAYSTAKAAELHLARCLAEEGGAAGIRVNSVLPDGILAGSSIWDGKWRAERAATYGLEPDQLEEFYRNRTTLKVNVFPEDIAEAAYWLTSPAAAKTTGGVITVDGGVPIAYVR